Proteins encoded within one genomic window of Rhododendron vialii isolate Sample 1 chromosome 1a, ASM3025357v1:
- the LOC131327169 gene encoding LRR receptor kinase BAK1-like → MWNLLSSSLLGLERAIMPISPITGPICTIQAVHFVVPNVQISSLKNQFDSHMNSLDLNTNNISGQVPEELGNLTNLVSLDLYLNNLSGPIPKTLGNLQNLHFLGFNLRIYVTSLMLILPVLVESVTNIGLYDAKFHCGQDIFVRYFIETKAVGPTESRYFVGKYIEN, encoded by the exons ATGTGGAAT CTTCTCTCCAGCTCACTTCTTGGACTGGAGCGTGCTATTATGCCGATAAGTCCCATCACGGGTCCCATTTGTACGATTCAAGCCGTTCACTTTGTAGTTCCCAATGTGCAGATATCAtcattgaaaaatcaatttgatagCCACATGAATTCATT AGACCTTAATACTAACAACATAAGTGGACAAGTTCCTGAAGAGCTTGGGAATTTGACGAACTTGGTGAGCTTGGATCTTTATCTCAACAACTTGAGTGGTCCCATCCCGAAAACGTTGGGCAATCTTCAGAACTTACATTTTCT AGGTTTTAATCTCAGGATTTATGTTACTTCCTTAATGTTGATATTGCCAGTTTTAGTGGAATCAGTCACTAATATTGGGTTATATGATGCTAAATTTCATTGTGGACAAGATATCTTTGTCAGATATTTTATTGAGACAAAAGCCGTAGGGCCTACCGAGTCTAGATATTTTGTTGGGAAATATATTGagaattaa